A single region of the Rhodospirillales bacterium genome encodes:
- a CDS encoding TerD family protein has protein sequence MKDDDEHHNEIDDFDPHAERKSVELGAIGAQKFVTRGEEINLKYLDPSLNETIAAVGWDFKQFDRDPPDMDVSVFLLNRHEKTREDTDFIFYNNLTGCDGAVRHMGDSRTGAGDGDDETIFIDLNALPFDVLKIVFVVSIYDLDLTDNSFDQVKNVYFRLVNKDTNHELFRFNLDENLEAGKTSLLVGEMERVGSEWVFRAIGDTAEGGLSAVANEYGIIVAQMIVPT, from the coding sequence ATGAAAGATGACGATGAACATCATAATGAAATAGACGACTTCGATCCCCATGCCGAGCGCAAGAGCGTCGAGCTTGGAGCTATCGGCGCACAAAAATTCGTCACGCGGGGTGAAGAAATTAATTTGAAGTATCTGGATCCGTCCCTGAACGAAACCATTGCCGCCGTCGGATGGGATTTCAAGCAATTCGATCGCGATCCGCCGGATATGGATGTGAGCGTCTTTCTGCTGAACAGACACGAAAAAACCCGTGAGGATACAGACTTTATTTTTTACAATAACCTCACCGGATGTGACGGCGCCGTCCGTCATATGGGCGATAGCCGGACAGGAGCCGGGGATGGCGACGATGAAACCATTTTCATCGACTTAAACGCCCTTCCTTTCGATGTTTTGAAGATCGTCTTTGTCGTTTCGATTTATGACCTGGATTTAACGGACAACAGTTTCGACCAGGTTAAAAACGTTTATTTCCGCCTTGTAAACAAAGATACAAACCATGAGCTTTTCCGGTTCAATCTGGACGAAAATCTGGAAGCGGGAAAAACCAGCCTTTTGGTTGGTGAAATGGAGCGGGTCGGATCGGAATGGGTATTCCGGGCCATCGGAGATACGGCTGAAGGAGGACTCTCC
- a CDS encoding calcium/sodium antiporter, producing the protein MIECDTQQLFILAIGALGLGMYMLLRGGGWTVDAAVFVARRLGISPLVIGFTVVAMGTSLPELIVSINANMVGSAGIVTGNVIGSNIANILFVLGVTAFYTTLTVLPRALMRDLVMMMFATLLMMGFMLYGDITRLAGMSMIAIIFSYVFWQYWLARKGKIDVEDMEEPQFKSMVPAVGFLIAGLACIALGAEFLVRGAKVTATIIGVPEDVIGLSVIALGTSLPELSTCLIAAMKRHTDIVIGNIVGSNVFNILLIIGVTALVKPIQQAEIAPQVISLDIWVMFAVSAIFTVILLLYRKLNRGIGILFILAYILYISAIYGLYLGRDLIPQG; encoded by the coding sequence ATGATCGAATGCGACACCCAGCAGCTTTTCATTCTCGCCATCGGCGCGCTTGGCCTTGGCATGTATATGCTGCTGCGCGGGGGAGGATGGACGGTTGACGCCGCCGTTTTTGTCGCAAGACGTTTGGGCATTTCCCCGCTGGTCATCGGCTTTACCGTTGTTGCGATGGGCACCTCCCTGCCGGAGCTGATTGTTTCCATCAACGCCAATATGGTGGGGTCCGCAGGTATCGTGACAGGAAACGTGATCGGCTCCAACATCGCCAATATTCTCTTTGTACTTGGCGTAACGGCTTTTTATACGACATTGACGGTCCTGCCGCGGGCTTTGATGCGGGATCTGGTCATGATGATGTTTGCAACCCTTCTTATGATGGGATTTATGCTCTACGGGGATATAACCCGCCTTGCCGGTATGTCCATGATTGCCATCATATTTTCTTATGTTTTCTGGCAGTACTGGCTGGCACGCAAAGGGAAAATAGATGTCGAAGATATGGAAGAACCGCAATTCAAATCCATGGTGCCAGCAGTTGGATTTTTGATTGCAGGGTTGGCTTGCATTGCTCTGGGAGCCGAATTTCTCGTGCGTGGAGCAAAAGTGACAGCCACCATTATCGGTGTTCCGGAAGACGTGATCGGTCTGAGCGTCATCGCACTGGGCACCTCCCTACCGGAGCTTTCAACCTGCCTCATTGCCGCAATGAAACGCCACACGGATATTGTGATCGGCAACATCGTCGGTTCGAATGTTTTCAATATCCTGCTCATCATCGGCGTAACAGCCCTTGTAAAACCCATTCAGCAGGCAGAAATCGCGCCGCAAGTTATATCTCTTGATATATGGGTAATGTTTGCCGTCTCTGCCATCTTCACAGTGATTTTGCTTTTATATCGGAAGCTGAATCGTGGAATTGGAATTCTCTTTATTCTGGCATATATACTCTACATCAGTGCCATTTATGGGTTATACTTGGGCAGAGATTTAATTCCGCAGGGATAG
- a CDS encoding Tellurium resistance protein TerA, whose translation MTGDQSSRDSLMEATRSRARFSEHGGKGASGFISPYDENQDASFLSKPGETAIVNPPMGGLRDFEIGVAWDVRQIQTQKQGLLGKLLNKTKTVTRQQNVDLDLGCFYELENGERGVVQAFGENFGAYDKPPYIFLSGDERTGEAEGEDEKITINGGHWKDIKRVLIYLYIYEGADDFEEVNEQIQVRVPGEKPMVVSLHAHRDEMDLCAVAGLENIRGGIRMTTYLEYFPGHESMDRAFGFGLQWEEGAKR comes from the coding sequence ATGACAGGTGACCAAAGTTCAAGAGACTCGTTGATGGAGGCCACACGAAGCCGTGCAAGGTTTTCAGAACATGGCGGAAAAGGAGCCTCCGGTTTTATCAGTCCGTATGACGAAAACCAGGACGCCTCTTTTCTATCGAAGCCCGGTGAAACGGCGATCGTGAATCCTCCTATGGGTGGTTTGCGGGATTTTGAAATCGGCGTCGCATGGGATGTACGGCAAATTCAAACACAAAAACAGGGGCTTTTGGGTAAATTATTGAACAAAACCAAAACGGTCACGCGCCAACAAAATGTCGATCTGGATCTGGGCTGTTTTTATGAACTCGAAAACGGAGAACGCGGGGTTGTTCAGGCGTTCGGAGAAAACTTTGGCGCTTATGACAAACCGCCTTACATTTTTTTGTCCGGTGACGAACGAACCGGAGAAGCAGAAGGAGAAGACGAAAAGATCACCATCAACGGCGGACATTGGAAAGATATAAAACGCGTGCTGATTTACCTGTATATTTACGAAGGTGCAGATGATTTTGAAGAGGTAAACGAACAAATTCAGGTCCGCGTTCCCGGCGAAAAACCAATGGTTGTAAGTCTTCACGCACATCGCGATGAAATGGACCTTTGCGCGGTCGCCGGACTGGAAAACATACGCGGTGGTATCCGCATGACAACCTATCTGGAATATTTCCCCGGTCACGAATCCATGGACCGGGCCTTTGGTTTCGGGTTGCAATGGGAAGAGGGCGCAAAACGCTAA
- the ettA gene encoding energy-dependent translational throttle protein EttA gives MASYQYVYVMNGLTKAFSNGKTVLNGITLSFLPGAKIGVLGPNGAGKSTLLKIIAGRDSEFSGEAWAAEGVRIGYLEQEPELDENKSVSENVMEALGEIKTKLDRYNEVALAMADPDANFEALTEEMGALQEEIDAVDGWELDRTVEMAMEALRCPPGDADIKNLSGGEKRRVALARLLLEKPDILLLDEPTNHLDAESVAWLQRFLCEYEGTVIMVTHDRYFLDNVTGWILELDRGIGIPYEGNYSAYLEAKSRRLAQEAREDKARQKTLSRELEWIRQSPKARQAKSKARVSSYEQLLAESERQDVRTAQIVIPTPPRLGDLVIEARDLRKGFEDRLLIEDLSFKLPPGGIVGVIGPNGAGKTTLFKMITGKEKPDSGSFNVGETVKLGYVDQSRDSLDSNKNVWEEISDGLDILKLGKIDMPSRAYVSAFNFRGPDQQKKVGQLSGGERNRVHLAKMLKSGANVLLLDEPTNDLDTETLSALEEALELFPGCAVVISHDRAFLDRLATHILAFEGNSHVEWFEGNYEEYEQDYRRRMGHEADRPHNIKYKPLRKTG, from the coding sequence ATGGCTTCTTACCAGTATGTTTATGTGATGAACGGTCTGACGAAGGCCTTTTCAAACGGCAAAACTGTTTTAAACGGCATTACCCTGAGCTTTTTGCCGGGGGCAAAAATCGGTGTTTTGGGGCCTAACGGCGCCGGAAAATCGACTTTGCTTAAAATTATTGCCGGACGGGACAGTGAGTTTTCCGGGGAAGCATGGGCCGCAGAAGGGGTCCGGATCGGTTATCTGGAACAGGAGCCGGAACTTGATGAAAACAAAAGCGTTTCCGAGAACGTCATGGAAGCGCTGGGCGAGATTAAAACCAAGCTGGACCGCTATAACGAGGTTGCTCTGGCTATGGCGGATCCCGATGCGAATTTTGAAGCATTGACGGAAGAGATGGGCGCGCTGCAGGAAGAAATAGATGCTGTTGACGGGTGGGAGCTGGACCGTACCGTCGAAATGGCTATGGAAGCCTTGCGCTGCCCGCCGGGTGATGCGGACATTAAAAACCTCTCCGGGGGTGAAAAGCGCCGTGTGGCGCTGGCCCGCCTGCTGCTGGAGAAGCCCGATATTCTGTTGCTCGATGAGCCGACCAACCACCTGGATGCTGAAAGTGTCGCATGGCTTCAGCGTTTTCTCTGCGAATATGAAGGCACCGTTATCATGGTCACGCACGACCGGTATTTTCTGGACAATGTCACGGGCTGGATTCTGGAACTCGACCGTGGAATAGGCATTCCGTACGAAGGAAACTATTCTGCCTATCTGGAAGCCAAGTCGCGGCGTCTGGCGCAGGAAGCGCGTGAGGATAAGGCCAGACAAAAGACCTTGAGCCGCGAGCTGGAGTGGATTCGTCAGTCTCCCAAGGCGCGGCAGGCAAAATCCAAGGCGCGTGTGTCTTCGTATGAACAGCTTCTGGCGGAGTCTGAGCGGCAGGATGTTCGAACCGCCCAGATCGTGATTCCAACACCGCCACGTCTTGGCGATCTTGTGATTGAAGCCAGGGATTTGCGGAAAGGGTTTGAAGACCGGCTTTTGATTGAAGATTTATCTTTTAAGCTACCGCCCGGCGGCATCGTCGGTGTGATCGGTCCGAACGGGGCAGGCAAGACAACCTTGTTCAAGATGATTACCGGGAAGGAAAAACCTGACTCCGGCAGCTTTAATGTCGGCGAAACCGTCAAACTTGGCTATGTGGATCAAAGTCGGGATTCTCTCGATTCGAACAAAAACGTCTGGGAAGAAATTTCAGACGGGCTGGATATTTTAAAACTTGGCAAAATAGATATGCCCTCGCGGGCCTACGTTTCCGCCTTTAATTTTCGCGGGCCGGACCAGCAAAAGAAAGTCGGGCAGCTTTCCGGCGGGGAAAGAAACCGCGTTCATCTGGCTAAAATGCTCAAAAGCGGGGCTAATGTTCTTCTTCTGGATGAGCCGACAAACGATCTGGATACGGAAACGCTTTCGGCGTTGGAAGAGGCTTTGGAGCTGTTTCCCGGCTGCGCCGTAGTTATTTCCCACGACCGGGCGTTTCTTGACCGCCTGGCGACCCATATTCTGGCTTTTGAAGGCAATTCCCACGTGGAATGGTTTGAGGGCAACTATGAAGAGTATGAGCAGGATTATCGCCGCCGGATGGGCCATGAGGCGGACCGTCCGCATAATATCAAATACAAACCCTTGCGTAAGACAGGATAG
- a CDS encoding DotA/TraY family protein, with protein MTALAKEVSAKKVAKYFLLPGILPRARELGGSGFGYLAFLIAMVYNAVRILPSTHPYTNPANIGTFGLRQVVGAAANHVVMDRKNIDQIVVFFGILAGLVILVLQFVLLLLMLLSGEAFAAGAVDAAAGFEGIFKTRTPEDDIAFMLLDHVFGIPDFFGSSVATGTPFHVALQALFEFYNLAILIVAVLVFLYYVVVVVAETAQTGTPFGQRFSHIYAPLRLVVAMGLLVPINYGFNASQYITLVAARLGSGMASNGWIVFNRATENPIGQKNASLIASPQIPDADGLAEFFTVVQTCRESYKIMRGMDGVGSNGEIKAYIVIGKEALDFIETDVLTIRQKLKNGDIEVVFGEKADMHSTFAGNVRPYCGKLNIPFSATNPETLSNKSGKVDAGYSASLGPEYIQEMYYRLAQFGYTIIFSKYLGERMAHANHPHHSRANPCIHVDLFHDEETCKTTYKPPSPVKQEMKQLFNTVYKTGIQSVLDKTREAADFTMPEDILKRGWGGAGIWYNKIADANGAMTAAIKGIPTPSKYPELMEAVKTAQAKQGGTNKPCQKFRPNLGDGKNVDFDAQGVDMTVLGPMNAAYEYWTCDPALETGKGSTGNIIWDAMHIIFGSNGLFDLRKNNADEVHPLAALVAIGKSLVDSSIRNMAFSMGTAVFGGFGTAIESHWGASLQAASEMFTSIALIGLIAGFILYYILPFLPFIYFFFAVGAWVKTIFEAMVGAPLWALAHLRIDGDGLPGKSAANGYLLIFEIFVRPILTVFGLIGGMAIFTAMAVILHDLFAFVVYNITGTAMDMGSGTDMLGVSAGGTGGTVDDGLTEFRRYIVDEFFFTIVYAVVMYMMALASFKMIDLVPQQVLRWIGDAVSTFADQSGDPKEGLVKYAAVGGYTVGGQVMGAVNTGLKGTGQAAGALAMLGQKSQAKP; from the coding sequence ATGACAGCGCTTGCGAAAGAGGTTTCGGCGAAAAAGGTGGCAAAATATTTCCTGTTGCCGGGTATTTTGCCGCGCGCTAGAGAGCTTGGCGGGTCGGGTTTCGGGTATCTGGCGTTTCTGATTGCCATGGTCTATAACGCGGTTCGCATTCTTCCTTCTACGCATCCTTATACCAATCCGGCCAATATCGGAACGTTCGGTCTGCGCCAGGTGGTTGGGGCTGCGGCGAATCACGTTGTTATGGACCGGAAGAACATAGATCAGATTGTTGTCTTTTTCGGGATTCTGGCCGGTCTTGTCATTCTTGTCCTGCAATTTGTTCTTCTCCTCCTTATGCTGCTGAGCGGGGAGGCTTTTGCTGCGGGGGCCGTTGATGCGGCGGCCGGATTTGAAGGGATATTCAAAACGCGGACTCCCGAAGACGATATTGCTTTTATGCTTTTGGACCATGTTTTTGGCATTCCCGACTTTTTTGGATCCAGTGTGGCAACGGGAACGCCGTTTCATGTGGCTCTTCAGGCCCTGTTCGAGTTCTATAATCTGGCTATTTTGATCGTCGCCGTTCTGGTGTTTTTATATTATGTCGTCGTGGTTGTGGCGGAGACGGCGCAAACAGGCACGCCCTTCGGTCAGCGCTTTTCCCATATTTATGCCCCGCTGCGTCTTGTTGTGGCGATGGGGCTTCTTGTCCCGATCAATTACGGCTTTAACGCCAGCCAGTATATCACACTGGTTGCCGCGCGGCTGGGATCCGGCATGGCCTCCAACGGCTGGATCGTTTTCAACAGGGCGACAGAGAACCCGATAGGGCAGAAAAACGCAAGTCTCATCGCGAGTCCGCAAATACCGGATGCGGACGGTCTGGCGGAATTTTTCACCGTTGTCCAGACTTGCCGCGAAAGTTATAAAATCATGCGCGGGATGGATGGTGTGGGCAGTAACGGTGAAATCAAAGCCTATATCGTGATTGGCAAGGAAGCTTTGGATTTTATAGAGACAGATGTACTGACAATAAGGCAGAAGCTTAAAAACGGGGACATTGAAGTCGTTTTTGGTGAAAAAGCTGATATGCACAGCACCTTTGCCGGGAATGTTCGTCCCTATTGCGGCAAGCTGAATATTCCGTTTTCAGCAACAAATCCGGAAACATTAAGCAACAAATCCGGAAAAGTAGATGCTGGTTATTCTGCGTCCTTGGGTCCCGAGTATATTCAGGAGATGTATTACAGGCTTGCCCAGTTTGGTTACACCATTATTTTTAGCAAATATCTTGGTGAAAGAATGGCGCATGCCAACCACCCACATCACAGTCGAGCAAATCCTTGTATCCATGTAGACTTGTTTCATGATGAGGAAACCTGTAAAACCACCTATAAACCCCCTTCTCCAGTCAAGCAGGAAATGAAGCAGCTTTTTAATACAGTCTACAAGACAGGAATTCAATCTGTTCTTGATAAGACGCGCGAAGCGGCAGATTTTACAATGCCGGAAGATATTCTCAAGCGCGGCTGGGGCGGCGCGGGCATCTGGTACAATAAGATTGCGGATGCAAATGGGGCTATGACCGCTGCCATTAAGGGTATTCCAACGCCAAGCAAATATCCGGAACTTATGGAAGCCGTTAAAACCGCCCAGGCCAAACAAGGGGGGACCAACAAGCCGTGTCAGAAGTTCCGGCCTAATCTTGGGGATGGTAAGAACGTTGATTTTGATGCCCAAGGGGTCGACATGACCGTTCTGGGCCCGATGAACGCTGCTTATGAATATTGGACCTGTGATCCTGCACTGGAAACGGGAAAGGGCTCTACGGGAAATATTATATGGGATGCCATGCATATTATTTTCGGGTCTAACGGTCTTTTTGATTTGCGGAAAAATAATGCCGATGAAGTTCATCCGCTGGCGGCTCTTGTCGCCATTGGCAAGTCTTTGGTCGACAGCTCTATCCGGAACATGGCTTTTTCTATGGGAACCGCTGTTTTTGGCGGGTTTGGAACGGCGATTGAATCCCATTGGGGGGCGTCTCTTCAAGCGGCGAGCGAAATGTTTACCTCCATTGCGCTTATCGGCCTCATTGCCGGATTTATCCTCTATTACATCCTGCCGTTTTTGCCCTTCATCTATTTCTTCTTTGCGGTCGGTGCCTGGGTCAAAACAATTTTTGAAGCCATGGTGGGGGCACCGCTTTGGGCGCTGGCGCATTTGCGCATCGATGGAGACGGGTTGCCGGGAAAATCCGCCGCCAATGGATATTTGCTGATTTTTGAAATTTTTGTCCGCCCGATTTTAACGGTTTTCGGTTTGATCGGCGGGATGGCTATTTTCACGGCCATGGCTGTTATTCTGCACGATCTGTTTGCCTTCGTCGTTTATAACATCACAGGAACGGCGATGGATATGGGGTCCGGAACGGACATGCTCGGGGTCTCGGCCGGAGGAACAGGCGGTACGGTAGATGACGGATTGACAGAGTTTCGGCGCTATATCGTAGACGAATTTTTCTTTACGATCGTTTATGCCGTTGTCATGTACATGATGGCGCTCGCGTCTTTCAAGATGATTGATTTGGTGCCGCAGCAGGTTTTACGTTGGATAGGTGATGCTGTCTCTACCTTTGCGGATCAGAGCGGAGATCCAAAAGAAGGCCTTGTTAAATATGCCGCCGTTGGTGGATATACGGTCGGCGGACAGGTTATGGGGGCCGTCAATACGGGTCTGAAGGGAACAGGCCAGGCGGCAGGGGCCCTTGCTATGTTAGGGCAAAAATCTCAAGCGAAACCATAA
- a CDS encoding DotA/TraY family protein, with protein sequence METQTITKGQIFRYIFMPQVLPRFRDLTKGGFAHLAYFMALVLRAANILPDHHPYLKPAAVGNYGMYNVMSEAASHLVVRRNNIDQVIVFFAILAGIAILFVQFFLLLASFLINPASAAISLPDNLFITENYKTDIAFRLLDRVFGVKDMFNSQDADKIGEFHDALHGMLQFYSVALLVVAVLIALYFVFAIVVETAQHGTPFGKRFNHVWAPIRLVVAIGLLIPVGQGLNSAQWITLYAAKFGSGFATNGWILFNDTLTGTYLGEKETLVAMPNAPELMDIAEFIMIAKTCMWAESMKNGKDDINAYLVINPAERQGIPMGSYEDALEFFHNGDIRIRFGELDPESYTGFKGYVFPTCGELVLQTTDIREPGSRKIQEFYYELIRDLWVNDIENMEAFSIAYVERYAHSEIWENPDASLPQADFKVKVQKELEERVSKAIEEAVEAQKGSKTWEKDKEKIKQWGWGGAGVWYNRVAQINGALVAAVMNVPRRKLDPAVMEWTRQQHYQQDKKTPNSKRFEANLADGREIEYLYEGDKTIEETLNHVYEFWNGEGFRTDSLAGHTRLTGNIVIDAINAILGTHGLFDICRNTNIHPLAQLSQVGKGIIEAAIRNLGISAGAGVSGGLAALFEQHFGAALGAASSFFGTMASIGIMIGFILFYVVPFMPFLYFLFAVGGWIKGLFEAIVGVPLWALAHLRIDGEGLSGKAAVNGYFLIFEIFIRPILIIFGLLASISIFAAMVKVLNEIFYLVVSNLSGFNPETAAVCGKSGTAAPEVGSKEFFRSPIDEFFFTVIYTIIVYMMGMASFKLIDLIPNNILRWMGSGVSTFGDQAGEPAEGLVMKMSVGGSAMGSSLAQAAQQVKQGIAAVTQGKK encoded by the coding sequence ATGGAAACACAGACGATAACAAAAGGCCAGATTTTCCGGTATATCTTTATGCCGCAGGTTTTGCCGCGTTTTCGTGACCTCACAAAAGGAGGTTTTGCCCATCTGGCTTATTTCATGGCTCTGGTCCTTCGGGCGGCCAATATTTTGCCGGACCATCATCCTTACCTGAAACCGGCAGCGGTTGGAAATTATGGTATGTATAACGTGATGAGCGAGGCGGCGTCTCATCTTGTTGTCAGACGAAACAATATCGATCAGGTTATCGTCTTTTTTGCTATTTTGGCCGGTATCGCCATTTTGTTTGTCCAGTTTTTTCTTCTGCTTGCCTCGTTCCTGATTAATCCGGCCTCTGCGGCGATTAGCCTGCCGGACAATCTGTTTATTACCGAGAATTATAAAACGGATATTGCTTTCCGTCTTTTAGATCGCGTTTTTGGCGTGAAGGATATGTTCAATTCTCAGGACGCCGATAAAATCGGAGAGTTTCATGATGCGCTGCACGGTATGTTGCAATTCTACAGTGTTGCTCTCCTGGTGGTGGCCGTTCTGATTGCTCTTTATTTCGTTTTTGCCATTGTGGTGGAAACGGCGCAGCATGGCACACCTTTTGGAAAAAGATTCAATCATGTTTGGGCGCCTATCCGTCTTGTGGTGGCGATCGGCCTGCTTATCCCCGTCGGACAAGGCTTGAATTCCGCACAGTGGATCACGCTTTACGCTGCCAAGTTTGGCTCCGGTTTTGCTACAAACGGCTGGATTCTTTTTAACGATACGCTAACAGGAACCTATCTCGGCGAAAAAGAAACATTGGTTGCGATGCCCAATGCGCCGGAGCTTATGGACATTGCGGAATTTATCATGATTGCCAAAACATGTATGTGGGCCGAGTCCATGAAAAACGGTAAGGATGATATTAATGCTTATCTCGTCATAAACCCTGCGGAAAGACAAGGGATCCCTATGGGAAGTTATGAGGATGCTTTGGAATTTTTTCATAACGGAGACATCCGCATTCGTTTCGGAGAGCTGGATCCAGAATCATATACAGGATTTAAGGGATATGTCTTTCCCACGTGCGGCGAACTGGTCCTGCAGACAACGGATATCAGGGAACCCGGTTCCAGGAAAATACAGGAGTTTTATTATGAGCTTATCAGGGATCTTTGGGTCAACGATATTGAGAATATGGAGGCCTTCTCTATAGCTTATGTGGAGCGTTATGCGCATTCGGAGATATGGGAAAATCCGGACGCATCTTTGCCTCAGGCCGATTTTAAAGTAAAGGTTCAAAAAGAACTGGAAGAACGGGTGAGTAAGGCTATTGAGGAGGCCGTTGAGGCCCAGAAAGGCTCGAAAACCTGGGAAAAGGATAAAGAAAAAATAAAGCAATGGGGCTGGGGCGGCGCCGGTGTCTGGTATAACCGCGTTGCCCAGATCAATGGCGCTTTGGTGGCCGCCGTTATGAATGTGCCGCGCAGAAAGCTGGATCCCGCTGTCATGGAATGGACCCGGCAGCAACACTATCAGCAGGATAAGAAAACACCTAACAGCAAACGCTTTGAAGCCAATTTGGCCGATGGACGGGAGATCGAATATCTTTACGAGGGCGACAAAACGATAGAAGAGACATTGAATCACGTTTATGAGTTCTGGAACGGGGAAGGGTTCAGGACGGACTCGCTTGCGGGCCATACGCGCCTGACCGGAAATATAGTCATTGATGCCATTAATGCTATTTTGGGTACACATGGTTTGTTTGATATTTGCAGAAATACAAATATTCATCCCTTGGCACAGCTTTCCCAGGTCGGAAAGGGCATTATAGAAGCCGCTATCCGAAACTTGGGTATCTCTGCCGGGGCGGGCGTATCCGGCGGGCTTGCCGCTTTGTTTGAACAGCATTTTGGCGCGGCGCTGGGAGCGGCTTCGAGTTTCTTCGGGACCATGGCCAGTATCGGCATTATGATCGGGTTTATCCTCTTTTATGTCGTACCGTTCATGCCGTTCCTTTATTTTCTCTTTGCTGTGGGAGGCTGGATCAAAGGATTGTTCGAAGCGATTGTCGGCGTTCCTCTCTGGGCGCTGGCTCATCTGCGTATTGACGGGGAAGGCTTGTCTGGTAAGGCGGCGGTCAACGGGTATTTCCTTATCTTTGAAATATTTATCCGGCCTATTTTGATTATTTTCGGTCTGCTTGCTTCCATTTCGATTTTTGCCGCCATGGTTAAAGTCCTGAATGAAATCTTTTATCTTGTTGTTTCCAACCTTTCCGGTTTTAACCCTGAGACGGCAGCCGTTTGCGGTAAAAGCGGCACGGCAGCGCCGGAAGTTGGAAGCAAGGAATTTTTCCGCAGCCCGATTGATGAATTCTTCTTTACCGTCATTTATACAATTATCGTTTATATGATGGGAATGGCGTCCTTCAAACTGATTGACCTGATTCCAAACAATATCCTGCGCTGGATGGGGTCGGGCGTTTCAACCTTTGGAGATCAGGCGGGCGAACCGGCCGAGGGTCTTGTCATGAAAATGTCGGTTGGCGGGTCGGCGATGGGCTCTTCTCTGGCACAAGCGGCTCAACAGGTTAAACAGGGTATTGCTGCTGTTACACAGGGAAAAAAATAG